A window of the Haloarcula litorea genome harbors these coding sequences:
- a CDS encoding DUF6677 family protein: MADTGRKRPWLAAALAFVYPGLGHVYLREWFRAVLWFGLVISTTTLLVGDEVTEPLDSGVTLDALRAVYQNLPTVATVALLALTVLSMVDAYWMATRENRMADIVEGDKCPNCGKELDEDLAFCHWCTTDLEQYRTEQ; encoded by the coding sequence ATGGCCGACACGGGTCGCAAGCGGCCGTGGCTCGCCGCCGCCCTCGCGTTCGTCTACCCCGGACTGGGGCACGTCTACCTGCGGGAGTGGTTCCGGGCCGTGCTGTGGTTCGGGCTGGTCATCAGCACGACCACGCTGCTGGTGGGCGACGAGGTCACCGAACCGCTGGACTCCGGCGTCACGCTGGACGCGCTGCGGGCGGTCTACCAGAACCTGCCGACGGTCGCGACCGTCGCGCTGCTGGCGCTGACCGTCCTCAGTATGGTCGACGCCTACTGGATGGCGACCCGCGAGAACCGGATGGCCGACATCGTCGAGGGGGACAAGTGCCCCAACTGCGGGAAGGAGCTCGACGAGGACCTGGCGTTCTGTCACTGGTGTACGACGGACCTCGAACAGTACCGCACCGAGCAGTGA
- a CDS encoding MFS transporter, with translation MTREDRRRWLLVGVAAAVMGAAGTYQFVWTTVSGVVGVRTGASSAQLGTVFTAFVVGQTLVQLPAGRVRDRYGPRPVMVAAAVGLFAGYAGLALADAVATATLAYAVGGLGSGSAYTVAVNTPVKWFDDRRGLATGVVTMAFGGVSVVVIPAVGGRVAGAYGETLLALGAVVGVAGLLGAALLRDPDGETGPSSGAETSDDAVEADGGAAVGWRTVVGTWQFWVFFGVMTLVNGVGLMLIGRSVGFTRGLGLSSGTATTVASAVALADAAGIVLLGGLSDRFGGERTVGASLLLCGGALGGAVLLGDRGFALPFVVLVAATAFFRSPAFAVVPSLVGDYYGRARSSENYALVYAAKVPGGVFGGTVAGVLVARYGWVQSFALGAALLVVAGAASLTLRAPENVGR, from the coding sequence GTGACACGCGAGGACCGGCGGCGCTGGCTGCTCGTCGGCGTCGCCGCCGCGGTGATGGGTGCCGCCGGGACCTACCAGTTCGTCTGGACGACCGTCAGCGGTGTCGTCGGTGTCCGCACCGGGGCCTCGTCGGCCCAGTTGGGGACGGTCTTCACCGCGTTCGTGGTCGGACAGACGCTGGTCCAGCTCCCGGCCGGACGCGTTCGGGACCGGTACGGTCCCCGGCCGGTGATGGTGGCGGCCGCGGTCGGGCTGTTCGCCGGCTACGCCGGGCTCGCGCTCGCGGACGCGGTCGCGACCGCGACGCTGGCCTACGCCGTCGGCGGGCTGGGCAGCGGGAGCGCCTACACCGTCGCCGTCAACACGCCGGTCAAGTGGTTCGACGACCGGCGCGGGCTGGCGACGGGCGTCGTCACGATGGCCTTCGGCGGCGTCAGCGTCGTCGTCATCCCGGCCGTCGGCGGGCGGGTCGCCGGGGCGTACGGCGAGACCCTGCTGGCGCTCGGTGCCGTGGTCGGTGTCGCCGGCCTCCTGGGCGCGGCCCTGCTCCGGGACCCCGACGGCGAGACGGGTCCGAGCAGCGGAGCGGAGACGAGCGACGACGCTGTCGAGGCAGACGGTGGGGCCGCAGTCGGCTGGCGCACCGTCGTCGGCACGTGGCAGTTCTGGGTGTTCTTCGGCGTGATGACGCTCGTCAACGGCGTCGGCCTGATGCTCATCGGCCGGTCCGTCGGCTTCACGAGGGGGCTGGGCCTGTCGTCGGGGACCGCCACCACCGTCGCCTCCGCCGTCGCGCTGGCCGACGCCGCCGGCATCGTCCTGCTGGGCGGGCTCTCCGACCGCTTCGGCGGCGAACGGACCGTCGGCGCGTCGCTGCTGCTGTGTGGCGGGGCGCTGGGCGGGGCCGTCCTGCTCGGCGATCGCGGGTTCGCACTGCCCTTCGTCGTCCTCGTCGCGGCGACGGCGTTCTTCCGGAGTCCCGCCTTCGCCGTCGTCCCGTCGCTGGTCGGCGACTACTACGGTCGGGCACGCTCCTCCGAGAACTACGCGCTGGTGTACGCCGCGAAGGTGCCCGGCGGCGTCTTCGGCGGGACCGTCGCCGGCGTGCTGGTGGCCCGATACGGGTGGGTGCAGTCGTTCGCCCTCGGTGCGGCGCTGCTGGTCGTCGCCGGGGCCGCGTCGCTGACGTTGCGAGCGCCCGAGAACGTGGGTCGGTAG
- a CDS encoding 3-dehydroquinate synthase II, with protein MTRSVWLKADGEVGDWETRKRRITAGLEAGVDWVLVDEADVERVRDLGAVDVAAFSNGDVHVMDAEGDDSDADATIVGKDGEGDGTVDLPSDFSGSADLSALRQNGAGPDGGYIRIYDEDYEAFAEAVAAEADYTIVVAEDWQIIPLENLIARVGDETDLIAGVRTAEDARTAYETLELGADGVLLDTDDVDEIRKTVEVRDDVGREQLDLEYAEVTAVEQTGSADRVCIDTGNLMEHDEGMLVGSMARGLFFVHAETAESPYVASRPFRVNAGAVHAYVRTPDGGTKYLSELQSGDEVQVVDDQGHTREAIVGRAKIEKRPMFRVQAETDGGDRIETLLQNAETIKVHTRDGRTAVTDLEPGDEILVHYEDTATHFGERIEESIIEK; from the coding sequence ATGACACGAAGCGTGTGGCTCAAAGCCGACGGCGAGGTCGGCGACTGGGAGACACGGAAGCGGCGCATCACCGCCGGCCTCGAGGCCGGCGTCGACTGGGTCCTGGTCGACGAGGCCGACGTCGAGCGGGTCCGGGACCTCGGCGCGGTCGACGTCGCCGCGTTCTCGAACGGCGACGTCCACGTGATGGACGCCGAGGGCGACGACTCCGACGCCGACGCCACCATCGTCGGCAAGGACGGCGAGGGCGACGGCACGGTCGACCTGCCCTCGGACTTCTCCGGGTCGGCTGACCTCTCCGCCCTGCGGCAGAACGGGGCCGGTCCCGACGGCGGCTACATCCGCATCTACGACGAGGACTACGAGGCCTTCGCCGAGGCCGTCGCGGCCGAGGCCGACTACACGATCGTCGTCGCCGAGGACTGGCAGATCATCCCGCTGGAGAACCTCATCGCCCGCGTCGGCGACGAGACGGACCTCATCGCCGGCGTCCGCACCGCCGAGGACGCACGCACGGCTTACGAGACGCTCGAGTTGGGGGCCGACGGGGTCCTGTTGGACACCGACGACGTCGACGAGATCCGCAAGACCGTCGAGGTCCGCGACGACGTGGGCCGCGAGCAGCTTGACCTGGAGTACGCCGAGGTCACGGCGGTCGAGCAGACGGGCTCGGCCGACCGGGTCTGTATCGACACCGGCAACCTGATGGAACACGACGAGGGGATGCTCGTCGGGTCGATGGCCCGCGGCCTCTTTTTCGTCCACGCCGAGACCGCGGAGTCGCCCTACGTCGCCTCCCGGCCGTTCCGGGTCAACGCCGGCGCGGTCCACGCCTACGTCCGCACGCCCGACGGCGGCACGAAGTACCTCTCGGAACTGCAGTCCGGCGACGAGGTCCAGGTCGTCGACGACCAGGGCCACACCCGGGAGGCCATCGTCGGCCGCGCGAAGATCGAGAAGCGCCCGATGTTCCGCGTCCAGGCCGAGACCGACGGCGGCGACCGCATCGAGACGCTGCTGCAGAACGCCGAGACCATCAAGGTCCACACCCGCGACGGCCGGACCGCCGTCACCGACCTGGAACCCGGCGACGAGATCCTCGTCCACTACGAGGACACGGCGACGCACTTCGGCGAGCGCATCGAGGAGAGCATCATCGAGAAGTAG
- a CDS encoding P-loop NTPase codes for MSTTTGHVFAVAGAKGGVGKTTTSINLGAVFADTGHSAVTVEMDLAMANLVDFLDVDVDVSSATTMHDVLAGTADPAAAVYETGTGLDILPSGTELAGYADTDLSNLPGVVEGLRARYDVVILDTPAGLSEETLRPLQLADETLLVSTPRVASIRNVRNTMELADRVGTDVRGLVLTKSGTGASPGADRIAEFLDVELLGHVPEDEAVPHAQDSGDPVVVNAPNSGAAHAYRKVAGKLRGEDDPGVEPDARTDESETTRTSATGEYRRTDGPVAETLGDRGQPPGAEVSAETDGGPSRTVSTAAGDAASGDRRRDGRREADDRDDGGFTWVGESSVATDDVVDDPPGTDDASGDGPSPSATAEAARDDPPPDAGRSEPGAHPSEKRRSDGERSDGEEAAAGNEATSLGARVRSLFGF; via the coding sequence ATGTCAACCACGACTGGACACGTGTTCGCAGTGGCCGGGGCAAAGGGCGGCGTCGGGAAGACGACGACCAGCATCAACTTGGGGGCCGTGTTCGCCGACACGGGACACTCGGCGGTGACCGTCGAGATGGACCTCGCGATGGCGAACCTCGTCGACTTCCTGGACGTCGACGTCGACGTGTCGTCGGCGACGACGATGCACGACGTGCTCGCCGGAACCGCAGACCCCGCGGCGGCGGTCTACGAGACCGGAACGGGACTCGACATCCTCCCCAGCGGGACGGAGCTCGCCGGGTACGCCGACACCGACCTCTCGAACCTCCCGGGCGTCGTCGAGGGGTTGCGTGCGCGCTACGACGTCGTGATCCTCGACACGCCCGCGGGCCTGAGCGAGGAGACGCTGCGCCCGCTCCAGCTCGCCGACGAGACGCTGCTGGTCTCGACCCCGCGGGTGGCCTCCATCCGGAACGTCCGGAACACGATGGAACTGGCCGACCGGGTGGGGACCGACGTCCGCGGGCTGGTGTTGACCAAGTCCGGGACCGGCGCGTCGCCCGGGGCCGACCGCATCGCCGAGTTCCTCGACGTCGAGCTGCTCGGCCACGTCCCGGAGGACGAGGCCGTCCCACACGCCCAGGACAGCGGCGACCCGGTCGTCGTGAACGCGCCCAACAGCGGCGCTGCCCACGCTTATCGGAAAGTCGCGGGAAAGCTCCGCGGCGAGGACGACCCGGGCGTCGAACCGGACGCCCGGACGGACGAGTCGGAGACGACGCGGACCTCGGCGACGGGCGAGTACCGACGGACGGACGGCCCGGTCGCGGAGACGCTCGGGGACCGCGGCCAGCCGCCCGGGGCGGAGGTGAGCGCGGAGACGGACGGTGGCCCCTCGCGGACGGTGTCGACTGCTGCCGGTGACGCCGCTTCGGGCGACCGGCGTCGCGACGGCCGACGCGAAGCCGACGACCGCGACGACGGCGGGTTCACCTGGGTCGGCGAGTCGAGTGTGGCGACGGACGACGTGGTCGACGACCCCCCGGGTACCGACGACGCGTCCGGGGACGGCCCCTCCCCGTCGGCGACCGCCGAAGCGGCGCGAGATGACCCCCCACCGGATGCCGGGAGGTCCGAACCGGGGGCTCACCCGAGCGAGAAGCGGCGAAGCGACGGCGAGCGGTCCGATGGCGAGGAGGCGGCGGCCGGGAACGAAGCCACCTCGCTCGGGGCGCGCGTGCGGTCGCTGTTCGGGTTCTAG
- a CDS encoding 2-amino-3,7-dideoxy-D-threo-hept-6-ulosonate synthase — translation MNTGTRARLERLGTDGKYVVVPMDHGITMGAVTGLKDIESTIDAVTRGGADSVLTQRGIADRVHPNKNGAGYIAHINGSTTIGPDEEDKRPTGTVEDAIRAGADAVSFHINVGSEYEREQIEGLSRVTSEAERYGLPVLAMTYARGPDIDPDGDDFEQYVGHAVRLGEELGADVVKTAYTGDAESFQHVVESTSLPVVIAGGSKGTDEETLSMVRGAMDAGAAGVSMGRSIFQHEDPEAIAHAVASVVHGDAEADEALHDAGLAVEV, via the coding sequence ATGAACACAGGGACACGCGCACGGCTCGAACGCCTCGGGACAGACGGGAAGTACGTCGTGGTTCCGATGGACCACGGGATCACGATGGGAGCGGTGACGGGACTGAAAGACATCGAATCGACGATCGACGCCGTCACGCGGGGCGGGGCGGACTCGGTACTCACCCAGCGCGGGATCGCCGACCGCGTCCACCCGAACAAGAACGGCGCGGGCTACATCGCCCACATCAACGGCTCGACGACCATCGGGCCGGACGAGGAGGACAAGCGACCGACCGGCACCGTCGAGGACGCCATCCGGGCCGGTGCCGACGCCGTCTCCTTCCACATCAACGTCGGCAGCGAGTACGAGCGCGAGCAGATCGAGGGGCTCTCGCGGGTCACGAGCGAGGCCGAGCGGTACGGCCTGCCGGTCCTGGCGATGACCTACGCTCGCGGGCCGGACATCGACCCCGACGGCGACGACTTCGAGCAGTACGTCGGTCACGCCGTCCGGCTCGGCGAGGAACTGGGGGCCGACGTCGTCAAGACGGCCTACACCGGCGACGCCGAGAGCTTCCAGCACGTCGTCGAGTCCACCTCGCTGCCGGTGGTCATCGCCGGCGGGTCGAAAGGCACCGACGAGGAGACGCTCTCGATGGTCCGGGGCGCGATGGACGCCGGCGCGGCCGGCGTCTCGATGGGTCGGTCGATCTTCCAGCACGAGGACCCCGAGGCCATCGCTCACGCCGTCGCCAGCGTCGTCCACGGCGACGCCGAGGCCGACGAGGCCCTGCACGACGCGGGGCTGGCCGTCGAGGTCTAG
- the trpA gene encoding tryptophan synthase subunit alpha, with the protein MGLERVFDDEPAFIPYLAAGDPDYETSLEYVEALAAGGADVIELGLPFSEPIAEGTTIQSAIVRALDAGMTVERYFEFVSDLDVDVPLVCMTYYNLVYQYGDEAGPRPFVERAAAEGIEGFVVVDLPAEEAGPLREACDEFGLDLVFIVAPTTTGDRLDRMREQVSGYVYVQSRLGVTGARDDVDDATEESLARVADWDVPKAVGFGIKTGDHAERIVAAGADGIIVGSALVDIVAEGEENDDPADAVADRLEEKARELKEGALRGAGERPEPERP; encoded by the coding sequence ATGGGCCTGGAGCGGGTGTTCGACGACGAGCCGGCGTTCATCCCCTATCTCGCCGCCGGCGATCCGGACTACGAGACCTCACTGGAGTACGTCGAGGCGCTGGCGGCCGGCGGGGCCGACGTCATCGAGCTCGGCCTCCCGTTCTCCGAGCCGATCGCCGAGGGGACGACCATCCAGAGCGCCATCGTCCGGGCGCTCGACGCGGGGATGACCGTCGAGCGGTACTTCGAGTTCGTCTCGGACCTCGACGTGGACGTGCCGCTGGTCTGTATGACCTACTACAACCTCGTCTACCAGTACGGCGACGAGGCCGGCCCCCGGCCGTTCGTCGAGCGGGCCGCCGCGGAGGGCATCGAGGGGTTCGTCGTCGTCGACTTGCCGGCCGAGGAGGCCGGGCCGCTGCGGGAGGCCTGCGACGAGTTCGGGCTGGACCTGGTGTTCATCGTCGCGCCGACGACCACGGGCGACCGGCTCGACCGGATGCGCGAGCAGGTGTCGGGCTACGTCTACGTCCAGTCCCGCCTCGGGGTCACGGGTGCCCGGGACGACGTCGACGACGCGACCGAGGAGTCGCTGGCCCGCGTCGCCGACTGGGACGTCCCCAAGGCCGTCGGCTTCGGCATCAAGACCGGCGACCACGCCGAGCGCATCGTCGCCGCGGGCGCGGACGGGATCATCGTCGGCTCCGCGCTCGTCGACATCGTCGCCGAGGGCGAGGAAAACGACGACCCCGCCGACGCCGTCGCCGACCGCCTCGAGGAGAAGGCCCGCGAACTGAAGGAGGGCGCGCTCCGGGGGGCCGGAGAACGGCCGGAACCGGAACGCCCATAA
- the trpB gene encoding tryptophan synthase subunit beta: MSTDDAHDPKFGEYGGQYVPEALMPAIEELADAYERYVLHNEDGFMDEFRDRLADFGGRPTPLQYAEQLSERYDRDVYLKREDLLHGGAHKLNNALGQVLLAKYMGKERIIAETGAGQHGTATAMAAAHLDMPCEIYMGETDIARQRPNVFRMKINGADVNPVTVGRGTLKEAISETMRDWATTVENTHYVIGSVVGPHPFPKMVRDFQSVISEEAREQAIEQTGGLPDAVLACAGGGSNTMGAFAEFVDDESVDLVAVEAGGSSLTVDEAEGVAPNSATLSTGDEGVLHGARTKLLQDSDGQIMESHSVSAGLDYAGVGPELAHLVDEGRVTPVNVDDDRALEAFHRLSQDEGVIPALETAHAFGYLESVAGTATDGRAAEPRDENYEELGDTLVVNVSGRGDKDLETVVEETSKRDLDIAPDMSILNRFGGGGL, encoded by the coding sequence ATGAGCACTGACGACGCACACGACCCCAAGTTCGGCGAGTACGGCGGACAGTACGTGCCCGAGGCGTTGATGCCGGCCATCGAGGAGCTGGCCGACGCCTACGAGCGGTACGTCCTGCACAACGAAGACGGCTTTATGGACGAGTTCCGGGACCGGCTGGCGGACTTCGGCGGGCGGCCGACGCCGCTGCAGTACGCCGAGCAGCTCTCCGAGCGGTACGACAGGGACGTCTACCTCAAGCGCGAGGACCTGCTCCACGGCGGGGCTCACAAGCTCAACAACGCCCTCGGACAGGTGCTGCTGGCGAAGTACATGGGCAAGGAGCGCATCATCGCGGAGACGGGTGCCGGGCAACACGGCACCGCGACGGCGATGGCCGCCGCCCACCTGGACATGCCCTGCGAGATATACATGGGCGAGACTGACATCGCCCGCCAGCGGCCCAACGTCTTCCGGATGAAGATCAACGGCGCGGACGTGAACCCGGTCACGGTCGGCCGCGGGACCCTGAAGGAGGCCATCTCCGAGACGATGCGGGACTGGGCGACCACCGTCGAGAACACCCACTACGTCATCGGCAGCGTCGTCGGCCCGCACCCGTTCCCGAAGATGGTCCGGGACTTCCAGTCGGTCATCTCCGAGGAGGCCCGCGAGCAGGCCATCGAGCAGACCGGCGGGCTCCCCGACGCCGTGCTGGCCTGTGCCGGCGGGGGGTCGAACACGATGGGGGCGTTCGCGGAGTTCGTCGACGACGAGTCGGTCGACCTCGTTGCCGTCGAGGCCGGGGGGTCGTCGCTGACAGTGGACGAGGCGGAGGGCGTCGCGCCCAACTCCGCGACGCTGTCGACGGGCGACGAAGGGGTGCTCCACGGCGCGCGGACGAAGCTCCTGCAGGACTCCGACGGCCAGATCATGGAGTCCCACTCCGTCTCGGCGGGCCTGGACTACGCCGGCGTCGGCCCGGAGCTTGCCCACCTCGTCGACGAGGGCCGCGTGACGCCGGTCAACGTCGACGACGACAGGGCGCTCGAGGCGTTCCACCGCCTCTCGCAGGACGAGGGCGTCATCCCGGCCCTGGAGACGGCTCACGCGTTCGGCTATCTGGAGAGCGTGGCGGGAACCGCCACGGACGGTCGAGCGGCGGAGCCGCGAGACGAGAACTACGAGGAGCTCGGCGACACCCTCGTCGTCAACGTCTCGGGCCGCGGCGACAAGGACCTGGAGACGGTCGTCGAGGAGACGAGCAAGCGTGATCTGGACATCGCGCCGGACATGTCTATCCTGAACCGCTTCGGTGGGGGTGGCCTCTGA
- the trpC gene encoding indole-3-glycerol phosphate synthase, with amino-acid sequence MESDTGMADAVESILEAAHERGGGRERVSVDARSLPAAFAAAEADGRVPVIAEVKPTSPTADGERVDDPVELAERMVDGGAAALSVLTEPDHFGGSAAALERIREAVDVPVLRKDFVLHEAQLDVVAADVVLLIARFLAEDGTDDLGDLVAAARERGFQVLVEAHTAAEVERAVAAGADVVGINNRDLTRLEVDLDTFPEAATAAPESVTLIAESGIETPDDVARMRAAGADALLVGSAIMDHGGDSNVTANTRRLVDAETTADTET; translated from the coding sequence ATGGAATCGGACACGGGGATGGCGGACGCGGTCGAGTCGATCCTCGAAGCGGCCCACGAGCGCGGCGGTGGCCGCGAGCGCGTCTCGGTCGACGCCCGCTCGCTGCCGGCGGCGTTCGCGGCCGCGGAGGCGGACGGACGAGTGCCGGTGATCGCGGAGGTCAAGCCGACCAGCCCGACGGCCGACGGCGAGCGCGTCGACGATCCGGTCGAGCTGGCCGAGCGGATGGTCGACGGCGGCGCGGCGGCGCTGTCGGTCCTGACCGAGCCCGACCACTTCGGCGGTTCGGCCGCGGCGCTCGAACGGATCAGAGAGGCGGTGGACGTGCCGGTCCTGCGGAAGGACTTCGTCCTCCACGAGGCCCAGCTGGACGTGGTCGCGGCCGACGTGGTCCTGCTGATCGCCCGGTTCCTGGCGGAGGACGGGACCGACGACCTCGGAGACCTGGTGGCGGCCGCCCGCGAGCGCGGTTTCCAGGTGCTGGTCGAGGCCCACACGGCCGCCGAGGTCGAGCGCGCGGTCGCGGCGGGTGCCGACGTCGTCGGGATCAACAACCGCGACCTGACGAGACTCGAGGTCGACCTGGACACGTTCCCCGAGGCGGCGACGGCGGCCCCGGAGAGCGTCACCCTCATTGCGGAGAGCGGCATAGAGACACCCGACGACGTGGCGCGGATGCGGGCGGCCGGTGCCGACGCGTTGCTGGTCGGCTCGGCCATCATGGACCACGGCGGCGACTCAAACGTGACGGCGAACACCCGGCGACTGGTGGACGCCGAGACGACTGCGGACACAGAGACATGA
- a CDS encoding methylated-DNA--[protein]-cysteine S-methyltransferase: MDTPTADAGIYARDSAYLDCHVQFGEAGDRIISLSFPDQPDPDSGDDHPLLDRIEDYLGGVEDGFDDVTVGLTVPTDQRRVLEAVREIPYGEEGTVAQVTRMADMDPDESEDLTAVREALAANPVPLLIPDHRVRDGPSAAPPPVEQKLRAVEGL, encoded by the coding sequence ATGGACACGCCCACGGCGGACGCGGGCATCTACGCGCGCGACTCGGCGTATCTCGACTGTCACGTGCAGTTCGGCGAGGCCGGCGACAGGATCATCTCTCTCTCGTTCCCCGACCAGCCCGACCCCGACAGCGGCGACGACCACCCGCTGTTGGACCGCATCGAGGACTACCTGGGCGGCGTCGAGGACGGCTTCGACGACGTGACCGTCGGGCTGACCGTCCCGACCGACCAGCGCCGGGTGCTCGAGGCGGTCCGGGAGATCCCCTACGGCGAGGAGGGGACGGTGGCGCAGGTCACGCGGATGGCCGACATGGACCCCGACGAGTCCGAGGACCTGACCGCCGTCCGGGAGGCGCTGGCGGCCAACCCCGTCCCGCTGTTGATCCCCGACCACCGTGTCCGGGACGGCCCCAGCGCCGCCCCGCCGCCCGTCGAGCAGAAACTCCGGGCCGTCGAGGGGCTCTAG
- a CDS encoding CPBP family intramembrane glutamic endopeptidase yields the protein MPRWAAFVGLTGLLLTALLALARLSQRQFSADDRGPSVSPTQADRLRRDGGTGDPTIPRFETAEAARRRRHLERQLEPDALSTGALLANVALTQGLFGVLVVAGAFYFAIPPAALGVAPTPLSTGPPAVAVGVGAGVGFWLGNEAAASVAEGFGVAFDESLRGLLAPDSPGGWLLLLGAILPLIAVVEELLFRAAAIGVPVAGLGAPAWAMVVVASVAFGLGHGAQGTVGIVVTGALGAGLGALFVVTDSLLAVVVAHYLVNALELVVHEGLGVDRL from the coding sequence ATGCCCCGGTGGGCCGCGTTCGTCGGCCTGACCGGACTCCTTCTGACGGCGTTGCTCGCGCTCGCACGCCTCTCCCAGCGGCAGTTCTCGGCCGACGACCGCGGGCCGTCGGTGTCGCCGACACAGGCGGACCGACTCCGGCGCGACGGCGGCACGGGCGACCCGACGATCCCCCGGTTCGAGACGGCCGAGGCCGCGCGTCGCCGCCGGCACCTCGAACGCCAGCTCGAACCGGACGCCCTCTCGACGGGCGCGCTGCTGGCCAACGTCGCGCTCACGCAGGGGCTGTTCGGCGTCCTCGTCGTCGCCGGCGCGTTCTACTTCGCCATCCCGCCCGCCGCGCTCGGCGTCGCACCCACGCCGCTCTCGACGGGCCCGCCGGCCGTCGCCGTCGGGGTCGGGGCGGGCGTCGGCTTCTGGCTGGGCAACGAGGCGGCGGCCTCGGTGGCCGAGGGGTTCGGCGTCGCGTTCGACGAGTCGCTGCGGGGGCTGCTCGCCCCGGACTCGCCCGGCGGCTGGCTGCTCCTGCTCGGGGCGATCCTGCCGCTGATCGCCGTCGTGGAGGAACTGCTCTTCCGCGCCGCCGCCATCGGCGTCCCCGTCGCGGGCCTGGGCGCGCCCGCGTGGGCGATGGTCGTCGTCGCCTCGGTGGCCTTTGGCCTGGGCCACGGCGCGCAGGGGACGGTCGGGATCGTCGTCACCGGCGCGCTGGGCGCGGGGCTGGGCGCGCTGTTCGTCGTGACCGACAGCCTGCTGGCCGTCGTCGTCGCTCACTACCTCGTGAACGCGCTGGAACTGGTCGTCCACGAGGGGCTGGGCGTCGACCGGCTCTAG